The DNA sequence AGCAGAAGTTGAGCTTCTTCGTGTGGATGAAGAATTGCAAACAGAAATTGTAGCAGGCTATAATGCCGATCTTCAAAAAGCCGTTCAGGTAGAAGAAAAATTAGCTCGTGAAGCCGCAACGCAAGCTGTTAAAGACGAAGTTATAGCCCTTTACAAAGAAAAATATGCTGAGCATGAAGAATTTGACCGTATCATGCGTGATGTGGCTGAAATTTTAGAGCAAATGGAACATGCAGAAGTACGGCGTTTAATTACTGAGGACAAGATTCGTCCAGATGGTCGTAAGGTAGATGAAATTCGTCCACTAGATGCTGAAATTGACTACCTACCACGTGTGCATGGTTCTGGTCTCTTTACTCGTGGGCAAACGCAGGCTTTATCTGTCTTGACCTTGGCGCCGATGGGCGAAACACAAATCGTTGACGGTTTAGATCCAGAATACAAGAAACGCTTTATGCATCATTATAATTTCCCACAATATTCTGTAGGAGAAACGGGACGCTATGGAGCACCTGGTCGTCGGGAAATCGGTCATGGAGCTCTTGGTGAACGTGCACTAGCGCAAGTGCTTCCTAGCCTAGAAGATTTCCCTTATGCGATCCGTTTGGTAGCAGAAGTTCTTGAGTCAAATGGTTCATCTTCACAAGCCTCGATTTGTGCTGGGACACTTGCTCTTATGGCCGGTGGGGTACCAATTAAAGCACCTGTAGCCGGAATTGCTATGGGGCTCATTTCAGATGGTAGCAATTACACGATTTTAACAGATATTCAAGGCTTAGAAGATCATTTCGGAGATATGGATTTCAAGGTGGCTGGTACACGTGAAGGAATTACTGCTCTTCAAATGGATATCAAGATTGAAGGAATTACTGCTGAAATCTTGCAAGAAGCATTGGCTCAAGCTAAAAAAGCACGTTTTGAAATTTTAGATTTGATTGAACGTACAATTCCAGCTCCTCGTCCAGAACTCGCTCCAACCGCTCCAAAAATTGATACCATCAAGATTGATGTTGATAAAATTAAGATTGTCATCGGTAAAGGCGGTGAAACGATTGACAAGATTATCGCAGAAACAGGTGTCAAGATTGACATTGACGAAGAAGGAAATGTTTCTATTTACTCTAGCGATCAAGATGCGATTAACCGTGCCAAAGAAATCATTGCAGCTCTTGTGCGTGAAGCAAAAGTAGATGAAGTTTATCATGCCAAAGTGGTTCGGATTGAGAAATTCGGTGCTTTTGTCAATCTCTTTGACAAGACAGATGCCTTGGTGCACATCTCAGAAATGGCTTGGACGCGTATTAATAAGGTTGAAGATTTGGTACAACTTGGTGATGAAGTAGATGTCAAAATCATCAAGATTGATGAAAAAGGTCGTGTGGATGCTTCTATGAAAGCATTGCTTCCGCGCCCTCCTAAAGAGGATAAGGAGAAAAAACATCATCATAAAACGCATAAAGAGCATAAAGCTGTTCAAGAAGAAAAGTCGCAAGACTAGACAGGTTGCTAAGTGTTTGCCTTCAGTCTAAAGCTAGAAAGGAGTCATCATGGGTTGGTGGAAAGAGACGATAGATATTGTAAAAGAAAATGATCCGGCAGCTCGCTCTTCACTTGAGGTGCTGTTGACTTATCCTGGGATTAAGGCTTTGGCTGCTCACCGACTTTCTCACTTTCTGTGGAATCATGGATGTAAACTTTTAGCTCGGATGCATAGCCAATTTTGGCGCTTTTGGACTCAGATTGAGATTCATCCGGGGGCACAGATTGCTTCAGGTGTCTTTATTGACCACGGGAGTGGTTTAGTGATTGGCGAGACGGCCATTGTAGAAAAAGGAGTGATGCTCTATCATGGTGTCACTCTTGGAGGCACAGGGAAAGATTGTGGGAAACGTCATCCGACGGTTCGTCAAGGTGCGCTTATTTCAGCTCATGCGCAGCTAATTGGTCCGATTGAAATTGGTGAAAATGCCAAAGTCGGAGCGGGTGCGGTTGTGGTAGCAGATGTGCCAAGTGATGTGACTGTTGTTGGGATTCCAGCTAAAATTGTCCGAGTTCACGGGCAAAAAGATGTTCCAACGATCAAGAATTTAGAAGAAATCCGCGAAGAAAGTTATTATTCGTCTAAGTTGTAATGGGAAGTAGTTGAAATGTAGGCTGGGAAGAAGGTATATCGTATCGTGTTGTTAGAAGAATTTGAAAATGTAGCTGGTGTAATCGAGCCGACGAATAGACTACAAGATCAAGATGAGAGCTGTGAAACCATTATCCTGTCTTTTAATGGTGAAATTGTAAATCGTTTGATCGAAACGGGAACAGTTCGCGACGGTGGTCACTTAAAGAGTTTAAATGGTAAGCAGCCTTGGTATCTATATGAACAAGGGGAAAATAAAATTGCTGTTATGTTGGCTCTTATTGGAGCACCAGTGATTGTTGGTCAGCTAGAAGAGTTGGCAGCCAGAGGCTTTAAAAACTTCATCATCTTAGGCTCCTGTGGGGTTCTAGATGGCTCGCTAGCAGCAGATAAAATTATCTTGCCAGAATTTGCTCTTCGAGATGAAGGGATCAGCTATCATTATGCTCAGGCTAGCGATGAGATTGCCTATGAGGAAGCTTTGCTAACCAAGATGGAGAATATCTTTGACAAACATGGCATAGAGCATATCCGATCCAAGTCCTGGACGACGGATGCATTTTATCGTGAAACGCCAGCTAAGGTCAAGCACCGTTTAAAAGCGGGTGCTCAGGTGGTTGATATGGAAGCCTCGGCAATTATGGCCTGGAGCCAATTTCGAAAAAAGAAAGTCTATCAGTTTTTCTATACAGCAGACTATGTTGACCATCACAATCATGAGTGGGATGCAAGACATGAAGAAAGAAAAGCAGATGCCATGACTTTTTTTGATGTTGCTTTACAGATAGAAAAGGAATTAGAATATGATTAAAATCTATGACACCATGACCCGCAGTCTGCGTGATTTTGTCCCTCTGGAGGAAGGCAAGGTCAAGATGTATATCTGCGGGCCAACGGTTTATAACTATATCCACGTCGGCAATGCTCGCTCAACAGTGGCCTTTGATACAATTCGTCGTTATTTTGAGTATCGTGGGTATGAGGTGGCTTACATATCCAATTTCACCGATGTGGATGATAAAATTATCAATCGAGCTAAGGAAGAGGGGATCACACCTCAGGAAGTGGCAGACAAGTACATTGCGGCTTTTCGGGAAGATGTGACGACGCTGGGGGTTCAACCAGCTACCCAGCACCCGCGCGTAGTGGACTACATGATGGACATCATTGATTTTGTGCAGACTTTGGTGGATAAGGGCTACGCCTATGAGTCAGAAGGCGATGTCTATTTCCGAGTGGAAAAGTCTCACAATTATGCCAAACTAGCCAACAAAACCTTGGCTGATTTAGAGTTAGGCGCTTCTGGTCGGACAGATGAGGAGACCACCCGCAAGGAAAATCCAGTGGACTTTGCCCTCTGGAAGGCGGCTAAACCGGGCGAG is a window from the Streptococcus anginosus subsp. whileyi MAS624 genome containing:
- the pnp gene encoding polyribonucleotide nucleotidyltransferase codes for the protein MTKQVFKTTFAGKDLVVETGQVAKQANGSVVVRYGESTVLTAAVMSKKMATGDFFPLQVNYEEKMYAAGKYPGGFNKREGRPSTDATLTARLIDRPIRPMFADGFRNEVQVINTVLSYDADASAPMAAMFGSSLALSISDIPFNGPIAGVQVGYVNGELVINPSQEQKEASLLELTVAGTKEAINMVESGAKELSEELMLEALLKGHEAVKELIAFQEEIVAVVGKEKAEVELLRVDEELQTEIVAGYNADLQKAVQVEEKLAREAATQAVKDEVIALYKEKYAEHEEFDRIMRDVAEILEQMEHAEVRRLITEDKIRPDGRKVDEIRPLDAEIDYLPRVHGSGLFTRGQTQALSVLTLAPMGETQIVDGLDPEYKKRFMHHYNFPQYSVGETGRYGAPGRREIGHGALGERALAQVLPSLEDFPYAIRLVAEVLESNGSSSQASICAGTLALMAGGVPIKAPVAGIAMGLISDGSNYTILTDIQGLEDHFGDMDFKVAGTREGITALQMDIKIEGITAEILQEALAQAKKARFEILDLIERTIPAPRPELAPTAPKIDTIKIDVDKIKIVIGKGGETIDKIIAETGVKIDIDEEGNVSIYSSDQDAINRAKEIIAALVREAKVDEVYHAKVVRIEKFGAFVNLFDKTDALVHISEMAWTRINKVEDLVQLGDEVDVKIIKIDEKGRVDASMKALLPRPPKEDKEKKHHHKTHKEHKAVQEEKSQD
- the cysE gene encoding serine O-acetyltransferase is translated as MGWWKETIDIVKENDPAARSSLEVLLTYPGIKALAAHRLSHFLWNHGCKLLARMHSQFWRFWTQIEIHPGAQIASGVFIDHGSGLVIGETAIVEKGVMLYHGVTLGGTGKDCGKRHPTVRQGALISAHAQLIGPIEIGENAKVGAGAVVVADVPSDVTVVGIPAKIVRVHGQKDVPTIKNLEEIREESYYSSKL
- a CDS encoding nucleoside phosphorylase, translating into MLLEEFENVAGVIEPTNRLQDQDESCETIILSFNGEIVNRLIETGTVRDGGHLKSLNGKQPWYLYEQGENKIAVMLALIGAPVIVGQLEELAARGFKNFIILGSCGVLDGSLAADKIILPEFALRDEGISYHYAQASDEIAYEEALLTKMENIFDKHGIEHIRSKSWTTDAFYRETPAKVKHRLKAGAQVVDMEASAIMAWSQFRKKKVYQFFYTADYVDHHNHEWDARHEERKADAMTFFDVALQIEKELEYD